In Indicator indicator isolate 239-I01 chromosome 28, UM_Iind_1.1, whole genome shotgun sequence, one DNA window encodes the following:
- the REXO4 gene encoding RNA exonuclease 4: MAKQSPGESQARKKGKRRKRKKGKAGHGGGEAAQKGPSMAAAPPRSPGEFSSNWKALQELLKQKTNSSNESLSTCQTHTKKKHPLKAGNSQEVPAINGNMKAKSSHKMDSASAKENPPLAKPESKKVAVEKNLNGTKSEGKSCKEKNKNGHIVKEKGKKQNGNTAKEKEKRQNDNTVKEKEDIKHKRRKAEEPGEQPPKEAEIWFDDVDPKDIEAAIGPEAAKIARRNLGLETGQTKQSVEQVLVKENAFEGLTRAVAMDCEMVGVGPKGEDSIVARVSIVNQFGKCIYDKYVKPTEEVTDYRTAVSGIRPQNIKSGEDFKMVQKEVANLLDGRILVGHALRNDLKVLFLDHPQKMIRDTQRYKPFKQRVKSSRPSLKLLCEKLLNVRVQTSEHCSVQDAQAAMRLYTLEKKKWEAALKNKPKNKKPKT; this comes from the exons ATGGCAAAGCAGAGCCCCGGGGAGTCCCAGGCCCGCAAGAAGggcaagaggaggaagaggaagaaggggaaggccGGGCATGGCGGCGGGGAGGCGGCGCAGAAGGGCCCCAGCATGGCGGCAGCTCCCCCCCGCAGCCCCGGGGAGTTCTCCTCCAACTGGAAGGCGCTGCAGGAG CTACTGAAACAAAAGACAAATAGCTCCAACGAGTCTCTCTCTACCTgtcaaacacacaccaaaaagaaGCATCCACTCAAAGCAGGAAATAGCCAAGAAGTCCCAGCTATCAATGGGAACATGAAGGCCAAATCCTCACATAAAATGGACAGTGCTTCTGCTAAGGAAAACCCTCCTTTGGCTAAACCAGAATCCAAGAAGGTTGCAGTGGAGAAGAATTTAAATGGTACCAAGAGTGAGGGAAAaagctgcaaagagaaaaataaaaatggccATATtgtgaaggagaaggggaaaaagcaaaatggcaacactgcaaaagagaaagaaaaaaggcaaaatgacaACACTGTAAAGGAGAAAGAGGATATAAAACATAAGAGGAGGAAAGCTGAAGAACCTGGGGAGCAGCCACCCAAAGA GGCTGAAATCTGGTTTGATGACGTTGATCCAAAAGATATTGAAGCAGCAATAGGACCTGAAGCAGCAAAAATTGCTAGAAGAAACCTGGGACTTGAAACAGGCCAAACCAAACAGTCTGTGGAACAAGTGCTGgttaaagaaaatgcttttgaagG GCTGACACGAGCTGTAGCCATGGACTGTGAGATGGTGGGAGTGGGCCCCAAGGGTGAGGACAGCATCGTGGCTCGTGTGTCCATCGTCAACCAGTTTGGGAAGTGCATTTATGACAAGTATGTGAAGCCCACAGAGGAGGTGACTGATTACAGAACAGCTGTCAGTGGCATACGCCCTCAGAACATAAAATCAG GTGAAGACTTTAAAATGGTTCAGAAGGAGGTTGCCAACCTCTTGGATGGAAGGATTTTAGTTGGACATGCCTTACGCAATGACCTAAAG GTGCTGTTTCTTGATCACCCCCAGAAGATGATACGTGACACACAGAGATACAAACCTTTCAAACAAAGAGTCAAG AGCTCCAGGCCATCACTGAAACtgctctgtgagaagctgctgaaCGTTCGAGTGCAGACATCGGAGCACTGCTCG GTTCAGGATGCACAAGCAGCTATGAGACTCTACAccttagagaaaaagaaatgggaaGCTGCTCTCAAGAACAAACCTAAGAACAAAAAACCTAAAACCTGA